The following proteins are encoded in a genomic region of Synechococcus sp. CBW1002:
- a CDS encoding GGDEF domain-containing protein — protein MASTDPAFHRELEAIRLLSVQVLRNLERTAAEVRSAQARQQPVSSAVLETMLSDPAITAIRRHGEELSTLQRKLDDQRDTLKRKENQALRTGFAFWLSGLALGWLVGLLFAWRTSDRILKPLLQLEQLMKTPGEDVNTALQSSTIKNAPMEIGSLMRSFLKLVTEGQELTAQLKSLASTDGLTAVGNRRSFDEGLSEEWRRGLRSGQPLSLLLLDVDHFKLYNDLYGHVQGDACLRTVADVIRSQARRSSDLVCRIGGEEFAVLLPETPLAEATKLAHDILAALDAMALVHGSSPVVGWVTASIGVACAIPQRDESASLLMERADQALYVRKGRLGRHGVTVAEPSADVSVELKTEDAQDSSVPLR, from the coding sequence ATGGCCTCAACTGATCCCGCTTTCCATCGGGAACTGGAAGCCATCCGCCTGCTCTCGGTTCAGGTGTTGCGCAACCTGGAGAGAACGGCAGCAGAGGTCCGATCCGCCCAGGCCAGACAACAGCCGGTGTCGTCCGCTGTTCTGGAAACGATGCTGAGTGACCCGGCCATCACCGCCATCCGGCGCCACGGGGAAGAGTTGTCGACGTTGCAGCGCAAACTCGACGACCAGCGCGACACACTCAAGCGAAAGGAGAATCAGGCGCTGAGGACTGGCTTTGCCTTCTGGTTGTCAGGACTGGCGCTGGGTTGGCTTGTGGGCCTGCTGTTTGCCTGGCGAACCTCGGATCGGATTCTGAAGCCATTGTTGCAACTCGAGCAGCTGATGAAGACTCCTGGGGAAGATGTGAACACCGCCCTCCAGAGCTCCACAATCAAGAATGCCCCCATGGAGATCGGCAGCCTGATGCGCAGCTTCTTGAAGTTGGTGACAGAAGGACAGGAACTCACGGCACAGTTGAAATCCCTGGCCAGCACCGATGGCCTCACAGCTGTCGGCAACCGCCGCAGCTTTGATGAGGGACTGAGCGAGGAATGGAGACGAGGTCTCCGCAGTGGACAACCGTTGAGCCTGCTGTTGCTGGATGTGGATCACTTCAAGCTCTACAACGATCTCTACGGACATGTGCAGGGGGACGCCTGCTTGAGGACCGTCGCCGACGTCATCCGCAGCCAGGCCCGGCGCAGCTCTGACCTGGTGTGTCGGATCGGAGGTGAGGAATTTGCGGTGTTACTGCCTGAAACCCCACTGGCTGAAGCCACCAAGCTGGCCCACGATATCCTCGCTGCCCTGGACGCCATGGCGCTCGTCCATGGCTCGAGCCCCGTGGTCGGGTGGGTCACCGCCAGCATCGGTGTTGCCTGCGCCATCCCGCAGCGCGATGAATCAGCAAGCCTGCTGATGGAACGAGCCGACCAGGCCCTGTATGTCCGCAAGGGGCGTCTGGGCCGTCATGGCGTGACCGTTGCTGAGCCGTCTGCCGATGTTTCCGTGGAATTGAAGACCGAAGATGCGCAGGACAGCTCTGTTCCCCTGCGCTGA